The following proteins come from a genomic window of Pseudomonas cichorii:
- a CDS encoding IS3 family transposase (programmed frameshift), producing MSNPRYPEEFKTQAVNQVTEKKLPVADVAARLGVSTHSLYAWIKRYSKPQEERQQDDDQHAELRRLRAELKRVTEERDNLKKGRRVLCQGVRLKYAFIKQRAGDYSIRRLCLTLKVHPSGYYAWLSEPQSARAKDDQRLLGLIKHSWLESGGVYGYRKIHDDLREVGEDCGRHRVARLMRLEGLRSQTGYRRRPGKYGGKPAVASPNLLKRQFDVVEPNKVWVTDITYIRTYEGWLYLAVVLDLFSRQVVGWSMKSQMTSDLAIDALLMAVWRRKPKQEVMVHSDQGSQYSSTDWRSFLKANNLVASMSRRGNCHDNAVAESFFQLLKRERIKRRIYTTRQDARSDVFDYIEMFYNAKRRHGFNNQLSPVEFEKRYAMSLQGV from the exons ATGAGCAACCCGCGTTATCCCGAAGAATTCAAAACCCAAGCGGTCAATCAAGTGACCGAAAAGAAGCTTCCCGTCGCTGACGTAGCGGCCCGTCTTGGTGTGTCGACGCATAGCCTCTATGCGTGGATAAAGCGCTACAGCAAACCTCAAGAAGAACGGCAGCAAGACGATGACCAGCACGCTGAACTGCGTCGACTGCGAGCGGAACTCAAGCGGGTCACTGAAGAGCGAGACA ATCTTAAAAAAGGCCGCCGCGTACTTTGCCAAGGAGTGCGGCTGAAGTACGCCTTTATCAAGCAGCGCGCGGGCGACTATTCCATTCGACGGCTTTGCCTGACGCTGAAAGTCCATCCCAGTGGTTATTACGCCTGGTTGTCTGAGCCGCAATCTGCACGCGCTAAAGATGATCAGCGATTGCTGGGTTTGATTAAGCATTCATGGCTGGAGAGTGGCGGAGTGTATGGCTATCGCAAAATCCATGATGATCTTCGCGAGGTCGGTGAAGATTGTGGTCGGCATCGTGTGGCGAGGCTGATGCGTCTTGAGGGGCTGCGCTCTCAGACAGGGTATCGACGACGCCCTGGAAAGTACGGAGGTAAGCCAGCAGTCGCCTCACCCAATTTACTGAAGCGCCAGTTCGATGTCGTAGAACCCAACAAAGTGTGGGTCACCGACATCACCTACATTCGCACGTACGAAGGCTGGCTGTATTTGGCTGTGGTGCTGGATCTGTTTTCTCGTCAGGTCGTTGGCTGGTCAATGAAGTCGCAGATGACCAGTGATCTAGCCATTGATGCGTTATTGATGGCGGTTTGGAGGCGTAAGCCGAAACAGGAGGTGATGGTTCACTCCGACCAAGGCAGCCAGTACAGCAGCACCGATTGGCGCAGTTTTTTGAAGGCGAATAATTTGGTTGCCAGCATGAGTCGCCGAGGCAACTGTCATGACAACGCCGTAGCCGAGAGCTTTTTCCAGCTTCTAAAGCGGGAGCGTATCAAGCGGAGAATCTACACCACGCGGCAAGATGCTCGTAGCGATGTGTTCGACTACATCGAGATGTTCTACAACGCAAAACGCCGGCATGGTTTCAACAATCAGCTGTCACCGGTAGAGTTTGAAAAGCGTTACGCAATGAGCTTGCAAGGTGTCTAG
- a CDS encoding winged helix-turn-helix transcriptional regulator, with product MLEIQPQCFSSDCPSRALFDQIADKWSMMVLAVLDEEPHRFNAIKRRLEGVTQKALTQCLRRLERNGLVSRHVISLSPVAVQYEITPLGQSLQQPFRELHKWTLVKLPEVEEARLQFDSAAGREI from the coding sequence ATGCTCGAAATACAGCCACAATGTTTTTCGTCGGACTGCCCCAGCCGCGCACTGTTTGATCAGATCGCAGACAAGTGGTCCATGATGGTTCTGGCTGTTCTGGATGAAGAGCCACACCGCTTCAATGCCATCAAACGCCGACTGGAAGGCGTAACACAAAAGGCACTGACACAATGCCTGAGACGACTGGAACGCAATGGACTGGTCTCTCGGCACGTCATTTCGCTGTCGCCCGTGGCAGTGCAATACGAAATCACCCCGCTGGGCCAAAGCCTGCAACAGCCATTTCGTGAGCTGCACAAATGGACACTGGTGAAATTGCCGGAGGTTGAAGAGGCCAGGTTACAGTTTGATAGTGCGGCTGGGAGGGAGATTTAG
- a CDS encoding NADH:flavin oxidoreductase, whose product MSNLDTSVLFRPFSIGSLELKNRIVMAPMTRLFAPEGIPGEASAAYYRRRVEGGVGLVLSEGTVIDRPASRNEASIPFFHGDAALAGWKNVIDSVQGAGGRMGPQLWHTGAVRSDRGWEPDAPVESPSGLNTPSDPRGIAMSEEDIADTVAAYAKAAANAKRLGFDTVEIHGAHGYLIDQFFWAGTNQRTDRYGGPTIKERSRFASEIVAAVRDAVGPEFPIIMRVSQWKQQDFGVRVAETPALMEDWLLPLVEAGVDVLHCSQRRFWEPEFPEIDGENGLNCAGWAKKVTGAASISVGSVGLDNDVTNAFAGKGSAPALASLDRLVERMERDEFDLIAVGRVLLSDPDWASKVESGELATLGGFNPASLAELV is encoded by the coding sequence ATGTCAAACCTTGATACCAGCGTTTTATTCCGTCCTTTTTCCATCGGCTCTCTGGAATTGAAAAACAGGATTGTCATGGCCCCGATGACGCGCCTCTTCGCTCCGGAGGGCATACCGGGTGAGGCGAGTGCTGCCTATTATCGCCGTCGGGTGGAGGGGGGCGTTGGGTTGGTTCTGTCGGAAGGCACGGTCATTGATCGCCCGGCGTCACGTAATGAGGCCAGCATTCCTTTTTTCCATGGTGACGCGGCGTTGGCCGGATGGAAGAACGTGATCGATTCGGTTCAAGGTGCTGGTGGTCGCATGGGGCCGCAACTCTGGCACACCGGTGCAGTACGTAGCGACAGGGGCTGGGAGCCGGATGCGCCCGTTGAAAGCCCGTCTGGCCTCAATACGCCAAGTGATCCGCGCGGTATAGCGATGAGCGAAGAGGATATTGCCGATACGGTGGCTGCGTATGCCAAGGCCGCTGCAAATGCCAAACGCCTGGGCTTCGACACCGTCGAGATTCATGGGGCTCATGGTTACCTGATCGATCAGTTCTTCTGGGCGGGCACCAATCAGCGCACCGACCGTTATGGCGGCCCGACTATCAAAGAGCGCTCACGCTTTGCCAGCGAGATCGTTGCTGCCGTTCGTGATGCGGTCGGCCCCGAATTCCCGATCATCATGCGCGTCAGCCAGTGGAAACAGCAGGATTTTGGCGTGCGTGTCGCCGAGACACCAGCGTTGATGGAAGACTGGCTGCTTCCGCTGGTCGAGGCCGGTGTCGACGTTCTGCACTGTTCGCAACGCCGTTTCTGGGAGCCTGAGTTCCCCGAGATCGATGGCGAAAACGGATTGAACTGCGCGGGCTGGGCCAAGAAGGTGACCGGGGCCGCGAGCATCAGTGTGGGTTCGGTTGGTCTGGACAACGATGTAACCAATGCCTTTGCCGGCAAGGGTTCGGCCCCTGCGCTTGCGAGTCTGGACCGGCTTGTCGAGCGCATGGAGCGCGACGAATTTGACCTGATCGCAGTAGGTCGCGTGCTGCTGAGTGACCCGGACTGGGCGTCGAAGGTAGAAAGTGGAGAACTCGCAACGTTGGGCGGATTCAACCCCGCTTCTTTAGCCGAGTTGGTTTAA
- a CDS encoding putative bifunctional diguanylate cyclase/phosphodiesterase, with translation MKKTLLGVRALMSVPKDNPGLVKAQYIALSRQLPMMYFILLINTLMLAGTHFAVAPRWLVVYCPLIMTLFGVIRAAEWMRTRGRTRTPEQMLAALKRTNMLAPFVAVAFTAWSLALFPYGDSYAQAHVAFYMAITVIGCIFCMMHLLPAALATTAVVNTAFVVFFASTNIITFIATAIDVLLVSIAMLIILKAQYADFTRLVNMQAQTAKLSEENLHLANQDSLTGLANRRQFFSRLDTLLSRAREQEIRLAVGLIDLDGFKPVNDLYGHSIGDKLLCQVGQRLTGLLDEDVHLARLGGDEFGLIITQAMSDDQLRTFGEKICASMREPFLLVDIPIQISASLGIATFPDQASDATQVYEYADYALYQSKRHRPGTVCLFSAAHRQQLNREGLTEQALRRADLDDEFHVVFQPIVDVHSQQTVAFEALARWESPELGNVPPSEFIPIAERVGMVNRLTVPLLSKALDTAASWPEGIRLSFNLSAHDCGSEDAAQQIVELIKSSRFDPACLDLEITETAVIQDLPQTQRAISRFRELGCGISLDDFGTGYSSLSQIHALSLTKLKVDRTFVTNIHLNPASFKIVKSLIALCQDMKLECIVEGVETAAELDALKNLGCAWAQGYLFSKPMRASDISTWLEGEQLARVQAV, from the coding sequence ATGAAGAAAACACTGCTCGGCGTGCGAGCGTTGATGTCTGTGCCCAAGGACAATCCTGGGCTGGTCAAGGCGCAATACATCGCGCTGTCTCGCCAATTGCCCATGATGTATTTCATCCTGCTGATCAACACCCTGATGCTGGCGGGCACCCACTTTGCGGTCGCGCCGCGCTGGCTGGTGGTGTATTGCCCGTTGATCATGACGTTGTTCGGAGTGATTCGTGCCGCGGAATGGATGCGCACGCGCGGGCGGACACGCACCCCGGAGCAGATGCTGGCGGCGCTGAAGCGTACCAATATGCTCGCGCCGTTTGTCGCCGTAGCGTTCACCGCCTGGTCGCTGGCGCTGTTTCCCTATGGCGACAGCTATGCCCAGGCGCATGTCGCCTTTTATATGGCGATCACCGTCATTGGCTGCATTTTTTGCATGATGCACCTGCTGCCAGCAGCCCTGGCCACCACAGCAGTGGTCAACACCGCGTTCGTGGTGTTCTTCGCGTCCACCAATATCATTACTTTTATTGCCACTGCGATTGACGTCCTGCTGGTGTCCATCGCCATGCTGATCATTCTCAAGGCGCAGTACGCCGACTTCACCCGGCTGGTGAACATGCAGGCGCAGACGGCAAAACTCAGCGAGGAAAACCTTCATCTGGCCAATCAGGACAGCCTGACCGGACTGGCCAATCGGCGGCAGTTCTTTTCCCGCCTCGATACGCTGCTGTCCCGCGCCCGCGAGCAGGAGATTCGCCTGGCCGTGGGACTGATCGACCTGGATGGCTTCAAGCCGGTCAACGATCTTTATGGCCATAGCATTGGTGACAAACTGCTCTGTCAGGTTGGCCAGCGCCTGACCGGGCTGCTCGACGAAGATGTACACTTGGCCCGGCTGGGAGGCGACGAGTTTGGCCTGATCATCACTCAGGCCATGAGCGACGACCAGTTGCGGACGTTTGGCGAGAAAATCTGCGCCAGCATGCGCGAGCCGTTCCTGCTGGTGGATATCCCTATCCAGATCAGTGCGTCACTGGGCATCGCGACCTTCCCGGATCAGGCATCCGACGCCACGCAAGTGTATGAATACGCCGACTATGCCCTGTATCAGAGCAAGCGCCACCGCCCCGGCACGGTCTGCCTGTTCAGCGCAGCCCATCGCCAGCAGCTCAATCGCGAAGGGCTGACCGAACAAGCCCTGCGCAGGGCCGATCTGGATGATGAGTTTCACGTGGTGTTCCAGCCCATCGTGGATGTTCACAGCCAGCAAACCGTCGCGTTCGAGGCCCTGGCACGCTGGGAAAGTCCGGAGTTGGGTAACGTACCGCCCAGTGAGTTCATCCCGATTGCCGAGCGCGTCGGCATGGTCAATCGCCTCACAGTGCCGTTGCTGAGCAAGGCGCTGGACACGGCCGCGAGCTGGCCTGAGGGTATCCGCCTGTCATTCAACCTGTCCGCCCACGACTGTGGTTCGGAGGACGCCGCCCAGCAGATCGTCGAGCTGATCAAAAGCAGCCGTTTCGACCCGGCCTGTCTCGATCTGGAAATCACCGAAACCGCGGTCATCCAGGACCTGCCGCAGACCCAGCGAGCGATCAGCCGGTTTCGCGAACTGGGCTGCGGCATTTCCCTCGACGACTTCGGCACCGGCTATTCCAGCCTGAGCCAGATCCACGCGCTGTCGCTGACCAAACTGAAGGTGGACCGCACCTTCGTCACCAACATCCACCTAAACCCGGCCAGCTTCAAGATCGTCAAGTCACTGATTGCCCTGTGCCAGGACATGAAGCTGGAATGTATCGTCGAGGGCGTGGAAACCGCCGCAGAACTCGACGCCCTGAAAAACCTCGGCTGCGCCTGGGCCCAGGGCTACCTGTTCTCCAAACCCATGCGCGCCAGCGACATCAGCACCTGGCTTGAAGGCGAGCAACTGGCCAGGGTGCAGGCGGTTTAA
- a CDS encoding amidohydrolase, whose translation MSERLQFGCACCTPHMLPTYQHDHEKWQALLAQQQGSRELPQAVIFHGGHIYPDPQNPERLVEAIGIAQGKVIAIGSYAFVSAEMAQYSPLERLLTADETLLPGLIDPHAHLVSSALMTTWADLSPFTGQNLNTDYDKQYIETQLRAAIDKVPADGWVTGYGVDPSLMTVWEDIGASFLDPISTKVKIFLLNASGHISYANTPALKAAGLDKEFSAGVLTEQQSQLMIKAMPRFNQEQILTGLAKVFRQANERGITTVFDASVGLIAGTIEVDIMRGLAQTSAMTVRVGGALYGNSNDLMTWINCYKPELSSDGDSLFTLRAIKLIADGSNQGLTGLQSQPYECCETHSVPGVGAYGLFNYDPVRKLAEVMATVSSAGWPILTHANGDEGIANVLAAYQMALSKVPPPPVPKRPFPTEPAWAGQRHRIEHASLLHDDAIGLMKRMAISPSFLIGHVGYWGKAFRDTILGAERALLLDRCASALKAGLRISLHSDHFVTPLGPLRCMEQAIGRVMEALTDERDEDKRVLNKDERLDVNQALRAVTIDAAWQCHLDHQIGSLLTGKQADLVILEKNPLQLPESYSAGMRDIEVRETWVNGIKVFAAGQ comes from the coding sequence ATGTCTGAACGCCTCCAGTTCGGTTGTGCATGTTGTACTCCCCATATGTTGCCGACTTATCAGCACGATCATGAAAAATGGCAAGCCTTGCTCGCGCAGCAGCAGGGGAGCAGAGAGTTGCCGCAGGCCGTAATTTTTCATGGTGGGCACATCTATCCGGACCCCCAAAATCCCGAGCGGTTAGTGGAGGCCATCGGCATTGCCCAAGGCAAGGTGATTGCAATTGGCAGTTATGCTTTTGTGTCCGCCGAAATGGCTCAGTACAGTCCTCTCGAACGGCTGCTCACGGCCGACGAGACCCTGCTGCCCGGTCTGATCGATCCGCATGCGCACCTTGTGTCGAGTGCGCTCATGACCACCTGGGCGGATTTATCGCCGTTTACCGGGCAGAACCTGAACACGGATTACGACAAGCAGTACATAGAGACTCAGCTTCGGGCTGCCATTGATAAGGTTCCGGCGGATGGATGGGTGACGGGGTACGGCGTCGATCCGTCGTTGATGACGGTCTGGGAGGATATTGGAGCCAGTTTCCTCGACCCTATCAGTACCAAGGTCAAGATTTTCCTGCTCAACGCATCCGGGCATATCAGTTATGCCAACACGCCTGCACTGAAAGCGGCCGGGCTCGACAAGGAATTCTCGGCAGGGGTTCTGACCGAGCAGCAATCCCAGCTTATGATCAAGGCCATGCCGAGATTCAACCAGGAGCAGATCCTTACCGGTCTGGCGAAAGTGTTCCGGCAAGCGAACGAGCGTGGTATCACGACCGTGTTTGATGCGAGCGTCGGGCTGATTGCGGGGACTATTGAAGTCGACATCATGAGAGGGCTGGCGCAGACCTCGGCTATGACTGTCCGAGTGGGTGGAGCCCTGTACGGCAACAGCAACGACCTGATGACCTGGATCAACTGTTACAAGCCCGAGTTGTCGAGCGATGGGGACAGCCTGTTCACCTTGCGTGCAATCAAGCTGATCGCCGATGGCTCAAACCAGGGTCTGACCGGGCTGCAGAGTCAGCCATACGAGTGTTGCGAAACGCATTCGGTGCCCGGTGTCGGCGCTTACGGTCTGTTCAACTACGATCCGGTACGAAAACTGGCGGAGGTAATGGCTACGGTGAGCAGCGCAGGCTGGCCGATTTTGACCCATGCCAACGGCGACGAAGGCATCGCCAACGTGCTGGCTGCCTATCAGATGGCTCTCAGCAAGGTGCCGCCTCCGCCAGTACCCAAGCGGCCTTTCCCGACTGAGCCGGCCTGGGCCGGGCAGCGCCACCGGATCGAACACGCTTCATTGCTTCACGATGATGCCATCGGCCTGATGAAGCGGATGGCGATCTCGCCAAGTTTTCTGATCGGTCACGTCGGCTACTGGGGCAAGGCGTTCAGGGACACGATTCTCGGTGCCGAGCGTGCGCTGCTGCTGGACCGCTGTGCCTCTGCGTTGAAAGCGGGTCTGCGGATCAGCCTGCATAGCGACCATTTTGTCACGCCACTTGGTCCTCTGCGCTGCATGGAGCAGGCTATCGGGCGCGTGATGGAGGCTTTGACGGATGAGCGGGACGAGGACAAAAGGGTTCTGAACAAGGATGAACGCCTTGACGTGAATCAGGCTCTACGCGCTGTGACTATCGACGCGGCCTGGCAATGCCATCTCGATCATCAGATCGGCTCGCTGCTAACGGGTAAGCAGGCCGACCTAGTGATCCTGGAGAAGAACCCATTGCAGTTGCCGGAATCTTACAGCGCCGGCATGCGCGACATTGAGGTGCGTGAAACCTGGGTGAACGGAATCAAGGTGTTTGCCGCCGGCCAGTAA